GAGGTTGAGGTACTCAGCCAGGTAGTAGAAACCGAAGCCCATACCTGAATACTCAGTGTGGTAACCTGCGGTCAACTCACTCTCAGCCTCAGCCAAGTCGAAAGGGCCACGGTTAGCCTCAGCATTACCTGCTACGAGGAATACGAGGAAAGCCAGAATAGCTGGCACATGACCCTTGATAATCAACCAGTTCCAAGCACCAGTCTGAGCCTCTACAATACCGCTTACCTGCATGGTTCCGGTGAGGATTACTGCAGAAATCAGACAGAGACCGAGAGACATCTCGTAAGAAATCATCTGTACGGCACCACGCATGGCAGAAACCACAGAGTACTTGTTGTTAGATGCCCAACCAGCGAGGAACACACCCAAAACGCCGATAGAACTTACGGCTGTGATGAGGAATACACCTACGTTGAAATCAAGAATATGAGCTCCCTTGTTCCATGGAAGGAATGAGAAAGTACCTACAGAGGCAATGATCACGAGGAATGGTGCCATGTAGTAGAGCAGCTTGTCGGCTCTATCCACGGCGAAAATCTCCTTGATCAACATCTTGAGCACGTCGGCGAATACCTGGAAGATACCCCAAGGACCTACACGCATAGGGCCAAGACGGCACTGGAAGTAGGCACACACCTTACGCTCCATGAAGATAAGTACGATAGCAATGAGGGCGTATGCTGTCAAAATACAGATACCCACGAGCACGCACTCAATCAGAATCGACAGGAAGTCGCCCAGACCCAAGGTCTGGCGAAGCAGATTGTCGATGAATGTTGTTACTATACTAAAATCAAACATAATTATCTATCAATATCAGGGATTACGAAATCGATTGCTGCACCTGTAGTGATGAGGTCGGCGATCTTCTGTCCACGAAGCATTGGATCCAAGGCTCCTGTGAGTGAGAGACCCATCGGACGCATCTTCATACGGTATGGACTCTTGTCACCCTTTGAGTCGAGATATACACCAAACTCGCCGCTGGCACCCTCTACAGAGAAGTACCACTGTCCCTCTGGAACCTTGATGATTGGCTTCTGCTTGATGTAGTACTCACCCTCTGGAATGTTGTCAATCAACTGCTCGATGATGTCCAAGCTCTGATACAACTCCTGGATGTGTACATAGTAACGATCCATTGAATCACAACCGGTAAGGGTAATTTCCTTCCACTCTACCTTGTCGTACATATCGTATGGATGACGCTTGCGGGTATCGTTCTTCCATCCTGATGCTCTGCCGGCAGGACCGGTTACGGCATAGTTGATACAATCCTCAAGGTTCATTGGTCCTACGCCTTCGAGACGGTTGTGAGTAATCACGTTGTCGCCGAATACGTCGAGGTACTCCTGAATCATCGGACGGAGATACTTGCAGAGGGTCTTCACGTTCTGAACGAAGTTAGGGTCGATATCTGCCTGAAGGCCACCGATACGGTAGTAGTTCTGGATCAGACGGCCACCAGTGGTCTCCTCCATGACGTTCAATACGTGCTCACGGTCGCGCATGCAGTAGAGGAATGCGGTCAAGGCACCCAAGTCCTGTGCGGTACAGCCAAGATAGAGCAAGTGAGAGTCGATACGCTGCAACTCGTCCATGATGGTACGGATGTAGCGGATGCGGTCTGAGAGTTCAATACCCATCGCCTCTTCGATAACGCCTACCAAAGCGTGGCGGTGCATCATCGCAGAAAGATAGTTCAGACGGTCAGTCAATGCCAATGTCTGTGGATAGGTCATGCTCTCCCACATCTTCTCGATACCACGGTGAATATAACCGAGGTGTGGATAGATGCGCTTCACGGTCTCACCATCGATAACGGTCTGCAAACGGAGCACACCATGGGTAGATGGGTGGTTAGGACCGATGTTGACAACATAGTCATCCTCGTCGAAGCGACGCTTCTCTGTAGCAACCAAGTGGCCATCCTCGCTCAGGGAGTACTCCATGGTGAAGTCATCCTCTGGCTCATCAGTGCAAGGGAACTTGTTTGCCTCAGGACTCATATTGAAATCCTTGCGCAATGGATAGCCCTGGAAATCTGTGCGGAGGAAAAGACGGCGCATATCTGGGTGACCCAAGAACTTGATGCCGACGAAATCGAAGACTTCACGCTCCAGGAGGTCAGCCACCTTCCAAAGGTTAACAACTGTAGGAATCACATCACTGCCATCCACCTTCTTGGCGATGGTCTTTACCGAGCAGCGCTCGTTGGTCTGAGTATTCTCGAGAATATAGATACATCCGAGACCTTCCTCACCGAAGTCTTCACCGATGATGGTAACAAGGTAGTCGAAATGCTTCTCGTTCTTCAACTTCGCCATTTCAGAGGCGAAATTATCAAAACTCAATTCAATATTATTCAGTTTCATGTTCTTATACCTTATTATATTAATCAGTTAGACCTTTCT
The Segatella copri DNA segment above includes these coding regions:
- the nuoH gene encoding NADH-quinone oxidoreductase subunit NuoH, translated to MFDFSIVTTFIDNLLRQTLGLGDFLSILIECVLVGICILTAYALIAIVLIFMERKVCAYFQCRLGPMRVGPWGIFQVFADVLKMLIKEIFAVDRADKLLYYMAPFLVIIASVGTFSFLPWNKGAHILDFNVGVFLITAVSSIGVLGVFLAGWASNNKYSVVSAMRGAVQMISYEMSLGLCLISAVILTGTMQVSGIVEAQTGAWNWLIIKGHVPAILAFLVFLVAGNAEANRGPFDLAEAESELTAGYHTEYSGMGFGFYYLAEYLNLFVISGIASTVFLGGWAPLNIGIEGFDNLMNLIPGFIWFFGKTFAVVWLLMWVRWTFPRLRIDQILKLEWKYLMPLSLVILILMTVCVAFGFHG
- a CDS encoding NADH-quinone oxidoreductase subunit C: MKLNNIELSFDNFASEMAKLKNEKHFDYLVTIIGEDFGEEGLGCIYILENTQTNERCSVKTIAKKVDGSDVIPTVVNLWKVADLLEREVFDFVGIKFLGHPDMRRLFLRTDFQGYPLRKDFNMSPEANKFPCTDEPEDDFTMEYSLSEDGHLVATEKRRFDEDDYVVNIGPNHPSTHGVLRLQTVIDGETVKRIYPHLGYIHRGIEKMWESMTYPQTLALTDRLNYLSAMMHRHALVGVIEEAMGIELSDRIRYIRTIMDELQRIDSHLLYLGCTAQDLGALTAFLYCMRDREHVLNVMEETTGGRLIQNYYRIGGLQADIDPNFVQNVKTLCKYLRPMIQEYLDVFGDNVITHNRLEGVGPMNLEDCINYAVTGPAGRASGWKNDTRKRHPYDMYDKVEWKEITLTGCDSMDRYYVHIQELYQSLDIIEQLIDNIPEGEYYIKQKPIIKVPEGQWYFSVEGASGEFGVYLDSKGDKSPYRMKMRPMGLSLTGALDPMLRGQKIADLITTGAAIDFVIPDIDR